From Planctomycetota bacterium:
TGGCAGGAGCCGGCGGGCAACAACGGCCGGCTGAGCGTCGAGCAAACCACGCGACTCCTGAACGGCTTCAAGACCAGCCGCTGGGGCCCGGAGCGCGGCGACGTCGGCGTGCTGCCGGACTGGGTCGGGCTGAGCCACGAGCGTTGGACCACGCTCCTCGACCGACTTTTCGACGAGACCGGCCTGCTCCAACGCGAGGCCGAGCCGAACGAACCGTTCGACCTCCTCTGCCGGGCGATGGCCGAGGCGGCTGGCAAGCGGGTGGTCATCGAGAAGACGCCGCACCACCTGGGCGTGACCGACCGGATCGAGCGGTTCTACCCTGGCGCCCGCTACGTCCTGATGCTGCGCGAGCCGTATGCGTTCATCCGGTCGTACAAAAACCAGGGCCGACAGCTCGGCGAGCGTTCTCGGAAGCTGGCGTCGGAGATCTACCACCCAATCGCGGCCGCGCTGCTCTGGCGTGGCTACGCGAAGCAGGCCCTTGCACTGCTCCAGCGGGCACCGGATCGAACGCTGCGGGTCTC
This genomic window contains:
- a CDS encoding sulfotransferase, whose translation is MSEPGSSVDVRGFIVGTSRGGTTFMSKVLNVHADVVSFGESAYFGRVWQEPAGNNGRLSVEQTTRLLNGFKTSRWGPERGDVGVLPDWVGLSHERWTTLLDRLFDETGLLQREAEPNEPFDLLCRAMAEAAGKRVVIEKTPHHLGVTDRIERFYPGARYVLMLREPYAFIRSYKNQGRQLGERSRKLASEIYHPIAAALLWRGYAKQALALLQRAPDRTLRVSLDAIRQDEVGTLEAVQDHLGLDVIDLAGVVQPDNSSTQGGADELDAGEVWWINRVAGPTIEAAGFERRDTSFGPKAAGYAAKFPVWSLRYVARQRKSVHGSFAKHVMRFLRPK